The Pseudomonadota bacterium DNA segment AACAGATACTGAAGCGATTATCGATCGAAATCTACTCACCGGCCTGGCCCATATTGACCTGATCAACAGTCACCAGGAAGCCGCTTTGCTGGATAAGATTCTGCCGGGGGAGGATTTTCCGATAATTCCGGAAGGACAGGCCGGCCTGGAAGCCATGATTACCAGCACCCTGCCGAACCTGCTCACTAATGTGGCCAACATGGTAAACAATGCCAATGAAATGTTTTCGCCGGAAAACCGGCAACTGCTCCAGGATATGCTCCTGGATGTTTCAGCGGCCACCAGAAAACTGTCTGACAGCCAGTTGAAGCTGTCAAAACTGCTGGAAGAAGCGACAGAACTTGCCGGTGAATCCCGTACGGTAGTCCACAACCTGGATCAAAGCGCGGCTGCAGTGGAAAAATCAGTAATAGAAACAATCGGAATTCTCCAGGAAAAAATCAAATCCGTCACTCCACTGATCATGCAATTACAAAGCACCGCCACCAACCTGAATGAGACGCTTTCCGACTCGGCCGGCACCATTGCCCTGGAAGTTGAATACCTGACGGAAGAACTGGTAAAAACTGCCCAGCAGGTATCAGATACCCTGGAAGAATATAAAAATC contains these protein-coding regions:
- a CDS encoding MlaD family protein, whose translation is MEAKAKYMLVGSTVSILSIMMVVAMIWLSEVGGHNDTRKYTIYFEKYSLAGLQKDSAVTMKGISVGNVAKLKISPDNIEQVKVIIELNAGTPIKTDTEAIIDRNLLTGLAHIDLINSHQEAALLDKILPGEDFPIIPEGQAGLEAMITSTLPNLLTNVANMVNNANEMFSPENRQLLQDMLLDVSAATRKLSDSQLKLSKLLEEATELAGESRTVVHNLDQSAAAVEKSVIETIGILQEKIKSVTPLIMQLQSTATNLNETLSDSAGTIALEVEYLTEELVKTAQQVSDTLEEYKNPREIILGPDRSSLGPGEGEK